Proteins from a genomic interval of Gemmatimonadota bacterium:
- a CDS encoding cytochrome c biogenesis protein CcdA — MQLFTMTGPALLTGLTQVPLGDSLQGSPLLAMPLLFAAGVLTSLTPCVYPMIPIAAAALSGVETEARSKGRIITLTAAYVLGLALLYATMGLIAGLTGTIFGTVSASPWASLAAGNLLILFGLAMLDVIPVRAPRRLEAWAGGLGGGSIPAVFVLGATSGVVAAPCGAPAFAAVLTWVGTVGSPTLGFVYLFVFSLGMTALLVAVGLSAGTLSRLPRSGAWMVRIKRIAGLIMFLVAEYYLVRAGYAL; from the coding sequence ATGCAGCTTTTTACGATGACCGGGCCCGCCCTCCTGACGGGCTTGACGCAGGTTCCGCTGGGGGATTCTCTCCAGGGCAGTCCGTTGCTGGCCATGCCCCTGCTGTTCGCGGCGGGGGTGCTGACAAGCCTGACGCCCTGCGTCTATCCGATGATTCCCATCGCCGCTGCTGCGCTGTCCGGGGTCGAGACCGAGGCCAGGTCGAAGGGCCGGATCATCACCCTCACCGCCGCCTACGTCCTTGGCCTTGCGCTGCTGTATGCCACCATGGGCCTGATCGCGGGACTCACGGGGACGATCTTCGGCACGGTTTCGGCGAGCCCGTGGGCGAGCCTCGCCGCCGGGAACCTGCTGATCCTGTTCGGGTTGGCAATGTTGGATGTGATTCCCGTTCGGGCTCCGCGCAGGCTGGAGGCGTGGGCGGGAGGGCTGGGAGGTGGATCCATCCCGGCCGTCTTCGTGCTGGGGGCAACCTCGGGCGTGGTCGCCGCCCCGTGTGGGGCACCCGCTTTCGCCGCGGTGCTGACCTGGGTGGGGACCGTCGGGAGCCCGACGTTGGGCTTCGTCTACCTGTTCGTGTTCTCGCTCGGGATGACGGCGCTCCTGGTGGCCGTAGGGCTGTCCGCCGGGACCCTGTCCCGGCTGCCGCGCTCGGGCGCGTGGATGGTGCGGATCAAGCGCATTGCGGGGCTGATCATGTTTCTCGTTGCCGAGTACTACCTGGTGCGCGCGGGCTACGCGCTGTGA
- a CDS encoding cysteine hydrolase, which produces MSKRPIAAGAFLVAVLVLVPAGLLAQLPDPGMEVDTENTALVITDPQNDFLSPEGVTWGVVGESVTENNTVENLERLLASAKEQGMQVFVSPHYYYPTDHGWQFGGALEVLMHNIGMFDRVSPLSLEGFEGSGADWLEQYKPYLEDGETVITSPHKVYGPETNDLVLQLRKRGIDRVILAGMSANLCTEAHMRELLEQGFEVAVVKDATAAAKLPELDGYQSAVANFRFMANALWDTNTAVEKITAAGE; this is translated from the coding sequence ATGAGCAAACGACCGATCGCCGCCGGCGCGTTTCTGGTCGCCGTATTGGTGCTGGTACCGGCGGGGCTGTTGGCGCAGCTACCGGACCCCGGCATGGAGGTGGACACCGAGAACACGGCGCTGGTGATCACCGACCCGCAGAACGACTTCCTGAGCCCCGAAGGCGTGACCTGGGGCGTGGTGGGAGAGAGCGTAACGGAGAACAACACGGTGGAGAATCTCGAGCGCCTGCTCGCGAGCGCCAAAGAGCAGGGCATGCAGGTGTTCGTCTCGCCGCACTACTACTACCCGACCGACCACGGCTGGCAGTTCGGCGGCGCGCTGGAAGTGCTCATGCACAACATCGGCATGTTCGATCGGGTGAGCCCGCTGAGCCTGGAGGGCTTCGAGGGATCGGGCGCCGACTGGCTGGAGCAATACAAGCCCTACCTGGAGGACGGCGAGACGGTCATTACGAGCCCGCACAAGGTGTACGGGCCGGAGACCAACGACCTGGTGCTCCAGCTGCGCAAGCGCGGCATCGACCGGGTGATCCTGGCCGGCATGTCGGCGAACCTGTGCACCGAGGCGCACATGCGCGAGCTGCTCGAGCAGGGCTTCGAGGTGGCGGTGGTCAAGGACGCGACCGCCGCGGCCAAGCTGCCCGAGCTCGACGGCTACCAGAGCGCCGTGGCCAACTTCCGCTTCATGGCCAACGCCCTCTGGGACACCAACACCGCCGTAGAAAAAATCACCGCGGCGGGAGAGTAG